The nucleotide window GCAACCGCAGGCGAGAGCTCACAGAGATGCTCCAAGGGGTGAGTGGTCGCGACGCATCAGATCACACGTCTCTTATTGGTTTCCTCTTCAATCACAAAGGCTTTCTTCTAATGCGACAAACACCTCTAGCTAATCATCTTCTGCTTCCGGTTTTGGGGGGCAATTTTTCCACtctagcaaaaaaaaaggaaatttggATAGAAATGTATAATAAAAGAAATGATTTTCACAGAGAGAATATTTTCTCGCTGGTTGAGACAACTGGCAGAAATCCAGATTTTTTTGGTGACTGACTGAGCACACCTAAATTGAAAAGCTTGCATTACTGGTTCGACTCTCGCCGTGTTGCTGAGTGTGAGGCCTGAGCGAGGAGATGACAGGCGATGAAAGGCTTTTTGTCTCGGGCAGCTGCAGACAGAGGTAGGACTGTCTCGCAGGATCTAAATGGACTAATTAGCTGAATTACAGTGAGGTGGAGCTTGTCAGgctttagaatttttttttaaaagagcaggAATGGAATTTGCTGTAGGCAGCTGTCTCCGTAAATGAACGACATTTTGTAAAACGGGGCCAATTGCTCGTCTCACAATCCCGCATGGAGACatgctgcatgcacacacaacacacacatacacacacacacacacaccacagccaTCGCCTCaagggaaagacaaaaaaaaagcctctgtcTTCacagggctgtttttttttcttcaaatttccAAATAAGGAAGTGTTGCGTTCCCAGTAAAAACTACTAAGCAGTATTCCTGCAGCCACTCCTCTGTGACTGAAGTGTTTCAGTGGGCAcctcccctgtctcctctgTGCTACTTCCTCATACCTTGACTGTGAGTCAAAGTTCTCAGACAGCATGTCAGCTTATCTCTATCTGCCCCATGTCTCGAGCTGTTTATGGCTCTTTAGTTCAGAATGTGTGCTGATTCATGACATGCAGATCTCATATCTGCTCAGACACCAAACACACAGCTTCATTATGGGAGAGTCTGATGAAGCAGCGAGCCCTTGAGATTATGTCTTGGAAATGGAAATGGCCCGGTTTCGGATTGTGCCTTCTTGCGTAAACAGAACTGAGCAAACGGACAGTGCCCTCTTGTGGCAACAGTCCCACGATACTGACAAGCCTGTCAGTATTTTTGGAGCCATGGAGTAAACTTCTTGGCCTTGTTTTCAGTATccacaaaaaaatgttaaacaaaaacattcaaaacctCAACCTTGCTCAACCGTACCTCTTGTTTCTCCTGCAGGAGAcagagaagctggaggaggagaaatcaGACCTGCAGAAGGAAATCGAGAAcctgcagaaagagaaagacaagcTGGAGTTCATGCTGGTCGCTCACAATCCCGTGTGCAAGCTCCCCGTCGACGAgcgccaccagcagcaccagcaccagctccatcagcaccaccagcaccagcagcagcagtgcgcCCCCCTCCCACTGACCATGCGCCCCAACTTGGCCGGCCGGCCCCACATGAACCACGTTGTCGTGAAGCAAGAGCCCGATGAGACCAATGAGGGGGGCAAGACCCAGCGCTCCGTCATCAAACCCATCTGCCTTGGCGGCGGCATGGTCGGCGGCGGGATGTACTGCACGGACGGGGACAGTCTGAACACGCCGGTGGTGGCGGCCTCCACCCCGGCCGCCACGCCCAACGCCCCGAGCCTCATATTCACCTACCCGAGCCTGCTGGAGCCCGAGAGCCCCTCGCCCTCCTCCGAGTCCTGCTCCAAAGCCCAccggcgcagcagcagcagcggggacCAGTCCTCGGACTCCCTCAACTCGCCCACCCTGCTGGCCCTCTGAGCGGGGGCCGCGCCCGGCACAGCTGAGAAACGAACACTGTGGCTGACCACCAGAGGCTCCCCGCGTCTCCCTTTGAAAGACCCAACGTTCAAAGGTGCAGACcaagctgaccccccccccccccccccccccccccctgcagggagACCCACAAGGGCTACGCTGCGTGTTCCTTCTTGTTATGCTTTTGTGTAGTTATCCTAAAGAAAGGTGTCCTACCTACCGTCACCATTTCAACTCCAGAGGGTCGACATGTTTACTGGGAAGACAATTCTGAAGAGAAACACGCTGCAATCTGGTAATTGTGTGTCGGCGTGACCGAAAGCAGCCAGCgcgttaatatatatatttttctgcaAATGTTTCAAAAGCCATTGCGGCAGACACTTGCACTCCGCCAAGACAAATCAATAAATCCCTAAACGAGGTCAGCGTTCTGCTGGGTTTTCTGAGGAGACAACGAGCAAAGActctttttccattttgagTTCCCTACTTGGACTATGATTCAGGAATCGATACGAGCATTGTGTTCACGTTTCTGACACTATTACCATCTCTTTAATCCTATCTACGGCCTGTGCTGATTCCCTTTTTCCCCGTGTTCTGCTAAGACATCGTCCTTAATCCGCCTGTAGAAAAGCAAAATGGTCGCCTGCGCAGCGCCCGAGGCGCTCCTCGGTGTTGCAAAGGATTACCAGCCAATCAATGGCTAGTTCCTCAATACTCTATACCTTCTATTTTTGCCATAGCGGCTCAACTTTACAGTGGTATTGGTGTGCTTTTCCTCAGTGATTCAGTACCTGAACTTTTACAACCTGTTTATGACAAAGTGTATGTGATTTACATTGATGTCAGGGATATCTCTCATGTGTAGTACAACCCAACGTGAAGAGCTTTGCGCGACTGCGGGGCGGCTGTGTGGTCTAGTGTTACAGAGGTGGTGATACACTGTACGCCGAGGGATGAATAACTTAATTTCCTCGCTGTGTCACGTCTGGGGGGGAAAAGGTTTGACTTTTTCCGCTCGGATAATACAAAAGTTTGAACAAAGCCCTCCTCCTGGATACTGACCTTCTGTTCTGTGTCTTACACATTCTGGAGATAAAGGTCTTACAGCCTCTCGGGCAGGTCGGATTTCAAAacgcccccaaaaaaaggttgtttgacACGCGTAATCCTGTAATTTGTCCGtctttgtctaaaaaaaaagagggaatttTGCTCAAatttggagaagaaaaacaaaaaagccactGTGGTCTAGACCGTCTCCAGCTGCCAATGATGTCAACCGTGTTTATACTGTGTTTGTACATCTGTCACTTTTAGTAAAGACAGTCAATGATGTTTAAATCCAAGTCAGATGTGCTGATTTTTTGCGGGTGTGTGAACTTATGCCAACAAGGAGGTACCGTGCCGGCTTTCAACAAGGGGCCAGACAATGTCCACTTTCTTACCAGAAAGGGACCATTTCTTTTCTTACAGCTGGCCTGAGATGAAAGAGAGCACACCGCGTGAAGATTTAATATCTCTGAAATTCTAAGAagcacttctttttttgttgtttttacatgtgTGTATCTTTAAAGGGATGAGGATTTTCAATACTGTGCACTGAGAGGGACACAACAGCGATGTTCGGGGgggtttgggagggggggggggggggttgcttaaCTTCAAACATTCCTAACGTCAGTGGTTTAGAAGGGGGATGTTGTCTTTACTCTGAAATGTTATTAGAGGAGAAAAAGTTGTGCTTACAAAGAAGTTTGGTTGTGCCGGATGCAGAAAAACAGACTTCGCAATTCAATACAAGCTGCTGCTACTTTTGAAAGAACACATCAGCTGTTTGTCTTCTGATGATGATGGGTTTAACATCAAAGGACGGAGGGGGGGAGTGTCTACGATCCTGTATGAGAACATAAAGAGTAACCAAAAACATTACTGTGGGCGAGTCTGATATGTCTGTATGTTGATTCTGCAGCCCCTCGACACACATAGGAAAGCCATTGACTGTAGATCTTCTGCTGTACATGTCATCGACTGTCCGTCGCTTGTTTTCAACTACTATTACTTCTTTTCCAAATGCTTTAACTGTTCAAAATgatccaaaatgaaaaaaaacagcaatatgTATAGCAGTGTTtgttaatttaaatgaatgataATTAAAAACAGATGATTTTCGACCTGAGATTGTGCTATTTCGTTTGTGAGGATGCACTTACGCAGGTTAATTGCCAAAACACGTTTTCCTAGATTGTAATAATACCACCATCTTGTTTCTCAATTCTTCTTATTAAGTAAAGAGTATTTGACACAAAAGACACCAAGCTAAAGCCCAGGTTAACACCAAGAAgctgttttttaaagaatacATGAGAGCTAAGACAAGAAAGCCATTTCAGAATTCATTCACAGAAACGTTGTGACAAAGAAAATTATATAATTGCCAACAATTCAAATCGTATTGATATTATCAACCTATtatttcacatgtcactttctcGTGGTGTATTTTGAAGAAcagatttaattaaataataaatatggatAGATGttcaacaatacaaataaaataaaaatagaagcggaaaatgaaaatacattttaatacacAATTCACGGATAAAGTGTCACCTATAATTCTCTAGCAGATTGTAAAAGTGAACTAGCGACCATGAAGTCACTCAACTGGGAAAGGATTCTTAGTAATAGACGACAAATTCGAATTGAACATCTCAGTCGTAAACATTCTAACATCTAGAGAGATGGCTTATTACTCGAATATCCACTGTATAGTTTAGTTTTACCTTGAAGGGCAGACAATGAGTGCGTGCTGCCCTCGTGTGGCCACTGAGGGGAATTACACCACTGGTCTACACAGGAATAATGATCAATGATAAGTTCTTTTTCAGCGGACAACTACTAACGATAATGATAAAACTTTACACTGTATATGTGAATTATAACGTTGAATTATTGCAGTTTAAAATAGTGATGTACATGGTTCACGTTGTACATTATGTCTTACAGTCATACCAAAAAGTTAATTGTGACAGAATCTGGTGAATATCTTCAACCCATCAC belongs to Gasterosteus aculeatus chromosome 15, fGasAcu3.hap1.1, whole genome shotgun sequence and includes:
- the fosl2 gene encoding fos-related antigen 2; amino-acid sequence: MYQDYSGNYDTSSRGSSTSPPQPESFTSGSSTIGSPISTSSYQKYRVDMPGSNSAFIPTINAITTSQDLQWMVQPTVITSMSNPYSRSHPYGHHLPSGPGLMGHNTLARPGVIRSIGDARGRRKRDEQLTPEEEEKRRVRRERNKLAAAKCRNRRRELTEMLQGETEKLEEEKSDLQKEIENLQKEKDKLEFMLVAHNPVCKLPVDERHQQHQHQLHQHHQHQQQQCAPLPLTMRPNLAGRPHMNHVVVKQEPDETNEGGKTQRSVIKPICLGGGMVGGGMYCTDGDSLNTPVVAASTPAATPNAPSLIFTYPSLLEPESPSPSSESCSKAHRRSSSSGDQSSDSLNSPTLLAL